Genomic segment of Desulfallas thermosapovorans DSM 6562:
TCCCGGCCCAGGAACACGGCTTCCTGCTTGTTACCGAAGGTCATGGGGCCCAGTGCTTCGCTCATGCCGTATTCCATCACCATTTTGCGCACCAGCTCGGTGGAACGCTCCAGATCGTTTTGGGCACCGGTGCTAATTTCCTTTAACACCAGGTCCTCGGCCACCCTGCCCCCCAGCAGCATAGTTACCTGGTCCAACAGCTGCGATTTGGTCATATAATAACGGTCTTCCTTGGGCAATAACAGTGTATAACCGCCTGCCCGCCCCCGGGGGATAATGGAAACCTTGTGTACCGGATCGGTATGGGGCAGCAGGTAGCCCACCACCGCATGGCCGGCCTCGTGGTAGGAAACCAGCTTTTTCTCATTTTCACTGATCACACGCGATTTTTTCTCGGGACCGGCGATAACCCGTTCAATGGAATCTTCCAACTCGCTCTGGCCGATATCCTTTCTACCGCGGCGGGCCGCCAGCAGAGCAGCTTCATTCATCAGGTTGGCCAAATCGGCACCGGTAAAACCGGGCGTACGCCGGGCCAGTATTTCAATATCCACGCCGGGGGCCAGAGGTTTGCCCCGGGCATGCACCTGTAATATTTCTTTTCTACCGTTGATATCGGGAATACCCACCACCACCTCGCGGTCGAACCGTCCCGGCCTTAAGAGAGCCGGGTCAAGAATATCGGGTCTGTTGGTGGCGGCAATGATAATGATACCTTCGTTGGCATCGAAGCCGTCCATTTCCACCAGCAACTGGTTCAGGGTCTGCTCCCGCTCATCGTGACCGCCGCCAAGGCCGGCGCCCCGCTGGCGCCCCACGGCGTCAATTTCATCTATAAATACAATGCAAGGGGCGTTTTTCTTGGCCTGTTCAAATAAATCCCTGACCCGGGAAGCGCCCACCCCCACAAACATTTCCACAAAATCAGAGCCGCTGATGCTGAAAAAAGGTGTTCCCGCTTCACCGGCCACGGCGCGAGCCAAAAGCGTTTTACCGGTACCGGGCGGCCCGAACAGCAATACCCCCTTGGGAATACGGGCGCCCAACTCGTTAAACTTTTTAGGATTCTTAAGGAACTCCACAACTTCTTGCAGTTCTTCTTTGACCTCATCGGCACCTGCCACATCCGCGAAGGTAACCTTCTTCTTATCATCGGTATGCAATTTGGCGCGGCTCTTGCCGAAGGACATGACCCGGTTGCCCCCGCCCTGGGTCTGCTGCATAAGGAAGAAGAACAACAAAACAAAGATTAAAATAGGTAACATCGTGGTCAAAAGACCGGTCCACCAGCTAGGCTTGGGGGGATCCTCGACGTTATATTGAACCGCCTTATCCTGCAGGATAGCCTCCACCTTCTCGGCACCCGGCACGGTACCCCGTACTTGAAACTGCGTACCGCCCACCTGCTCACCGGAAATTAGCGTAGTATAATCATTAGGCTGGATAGTTACCTGTTTTATCTTGCCTTCACCCAGGGCGGCGTAAAATTCATCAAAGCGCATTTCCTTAATGGCCGTGGTTTCCTGGGTATTCCACTTGATCAAAGCTATAGTAACCAATACAATTAGTAAATATATGCTAAGGTTTTTGATGACCTTGCTCAAATAAGCCACTCCTCTCAGTGACGGTGGTACCTAAGCCAATAAAGATAATTTTAACAAACAAAGAATTATTTTTCAATAGTATTAATTAGGCTATACAATATAAGTTTTGCACAGAGTTATTAATCGTAATCAACCTTATATAACCGTAAATAATTTACTGTATGATCCGTGACCTTCCACTTTTCACCGGGGCGAATGCCCACCACCCACACAATATCATTTCCGGACACCACTAAAGGAATGCAATCCCTTGCGTGACGGGGAATCTTCTGGTCAATGAAAAATTTTTTCAGCTTCACAGTGCCTTCCAACCCAAGGGGGCAAAACCGGTCACCGGATAACCGGCGCCGCACAACTAGAGGGACGGTTAACAGGTCATAATCCAAAAGCACCTGCCAGGGACCATAACCGGACGGATCCCCGGCCTCACCGGCGGTTAATATTTCAGCGCCTATGGAAATACCCACCTCGGGAATAAAAGTGATACCCGGCACCTTGAGGAAATACTGGTAAAATGGGATCTCTTTATATTCACGGTCCAGGGTAAATTCCAGCACCCCGTAATATTTTTTACAAGCAATGCCCCGTGGCAAATTAACTTGCCTGAAACCACCCCCACCATTTATTATTGCTAAAACCTGCTCAATATGCCGGTAGCTAATTTCCGCCTGGTCACCGCACATTTCGGCCCAGGCCCGGCGTATTACTCTACGCAGTAAAGCCCGGGGAACAGCTGTGAGCCCTTCCATATCAAGCCTTAAAGTATTACCGCCGGATAACAGCCTGGTCCGGCAAAATATCTCCGTAGCCTGCTGTTCCATATAATCATCTTCATCCCTGCATATTTCACCCAAGCGGTTCAGGGCTTCAACCAAATTGGGATTGTATTTGCTTTCCAATAAAGGCAACAATTCCAACCTAACCCGGTTGCGCATATACTTGGCCTGCATATTGCTTGAATCCATCCTGGTGGGCAGGTTATGCCGCCTGCAGTATTCCTCGATATCCCGGCGCCTGACTGCCAGTAAGGGACGAATGTAAAAATCATCCCGCACAGGCAGCATGCCTTTTAGACCGCCGGCACCAGTACCCCTTAGAATGTGCAATAATATTGTTTCGGCCTGGTCGTCCGCGTGGTGCCCCAGGACCACCCGGGATGCTCCGGTTTTTACGGCCA
This window contains:
- the tilS gene encoding tRNA lysidine(34) synthetase TilS — encoded protein: MPLLQPVAEQIDKYHMITPGETVVVGVSGGPDSMALLHILCRLRDTLKIKLVVAHLNHCFRGAEADADARFVEDTARRLQLPAFVEARDVPAYIEGRGISPQVAAREVRYNFLDEVAVKTGASRVVLGHHADDQAETILLHILRGTGAGGLKGMLPVRDDFYIRPLLAVRRRDIEEYCRRHNLPTRMDSSNMQAKYMRNRVRLELLPLLESKYNPNLVEALNRLGEICRDEDDYMEQQATEIFCRTRLLSGGNTLRLDMEGLTAVPRALLRRVIRRAWAEMCGDQAEISYRHIEQVLAIINGGGGFRQVNLPRGIACKKYYGVLEFTLDREYKEIPFYQYFLKVPGITFIPEVGISIGAEILTAGEAGDPSGYGPWQVLLDYDLLTVPLVVRRRLSGDRFCPLGLEGTVKLKKFFIDQKIPRHARDCIPLVVSGNDIVWVVGIRPGEKWKVTDHTVNYLRLYKVDYD
- the ftsH gene encoding ATP-dependent zinc metalloprotease FtsH; the protein is MSKVIKNLSIYLLIVLVTIALIKWNTQETTAIKEMRFDEFYAALGEGKIKQVTIQPNDYTTLISGEQVGGTQFQVRGTVPGAEKVEAILQDKAVQYNVEDPPKPSWWTGLLTTMLPILIFVLLFFFLMQQTQGGGNRVMSFGKSRAKLHTDDKKKVTFADVAGADEVKEELQEVVEFLKNPKKFNELGARIPKGVLLFGPPGTGKTLLARAVAGEAGTPFFSISGSDFVEMFVGVGASRVRDLFEQAKKNAPCIVFIDEIDAVGRQRGAGLGGGHDEREQTLNQLLVEMDGFDANEGIIIIAATNRPDILDPALLRPGRFDREVVVGIPDINGRKEILQVHARGKPLAPGVDIEILARRTPGFTGADLANLMNEAALLAARRGRKDIGQSELEDSIERVIAGPEKKSRVISENEKKLVSYHEAGHAVVGYLLPHTDPVHKVSIIPRGRAGGYTLLLPKEDRYYMTKSQLLDQVTMLLGGRVAEDLVLKEISTGAQNDLERSTELVRKMVMEYGMSEALGPMTFGNKQEAVFLGRDIARDRNYGEEVAGSIDREVRGTIERSYKRAKDILNKHIEILHRIARELMEKETLEAEEFASIMKEAGIEANKA